The genomic segment CGTCGCGCTGTCGCCGCTCCTCGACCGGCGGACGACGCTCAAGGACGCCATGTCCATGCTCCTCGGCAGCGACGTCCAGGCCGGGATCGTCGTGGACCGTCATGGCGCCGTCCGCGGGCTCGTGACCGTGACCCAGATCAGCGATTGGGTGCGCCGCTCCGGCGACGCGCTGCCCGGCGACACCTCCGACGACGATCCGCCGGGACCCGAGCGGGCGACCGAGGTCGGGGAACCGTGAACGGCAAGCCGTTCCTCGACTTCGGCTGGATCGGCGACCACCTCGGGCTCATCTGGGAACGCTTCACCCAGCACCTCGAGCTGACCGTCATCCCGGTCGCCCTCGGATTCGTCGTCGCGCTCGTCATCGCGGTCGCGGTCCTCCACCGTCCTCGGGCCTACGCGATCATCATCAGTGTCACCGGGATCCTCTACACGATCCCGAGCCTCGCCGCATTCCTCCTCGTCTCGCGCTTCACCGGGCTGTCGATCCTGACGGCCATCATCCCCCTCACGACCTACACCCTCCTCATCCTGGTCCGCGGCATCGTGGCCGGCTTCCAGGCCGTCCCGCCCGACGTCATCGAGGCAGCCACGGGGATGGGGTACACCGGGCGCCAGCGCCTGCTCGGCGTGGAGCTGCCGCTCGCCGTGCCGCTCATGGTCGCCGCCATCCGGCTGGCGACCGTGACAACCATCGGCCTCGCGACCGTCGCCGCGATCCTCGGCGACACGTACGGCGGCTTCGGCCAGTTCCTCACCGAGGGTCTCCAGACGTTCTTCCCGACGAAGATCTACCTCGGGGCCGGGCTGTCCGTCCTGTTCGCCGTCGTCGCCGACCTCGTCCTCGTCCGGGTCGAGCGGTGGGCGACCCCGTGGGCCCGGGCGCGGGCGGGGGCGCGCTGATGCCGAGCTTCATCTCGTGGCTCGCTGACCCGGCTCACTGGAGCGGGGCCGACGGCGTCCCGACCCGAGTCCTCGAGCACATCGAGATCTCGGGGTCTGCGGTGCTCGTGGCCCTCCTCATCGGCCTGCCCGTGGGGCTGTGGATCGGCCATACCGGGCGCGGCGCGACCGCGGCCATCAACATCGCCAACATCGGTCGAGCGATCCCCTCGTACGCACTCATGGGGATGATCCTGCCGATCTCGCTCAGCATCGGCTCCGAGCTCTACTGGCTGTCCGTCGTCCCGGTCTTCGTGGCCATGACCGCGCTCGCCGTCCCGCCGATCCTCGTCGGC from the Chloroflexota bacterium genome contains:
- a CDS encoding ABC transporter permease — encoded protein: MGDHLGLIWERFTQHLELTVIPVALGFVVALVIAVAVLHRPRAYAIIISVTGILYTIPSLAAFLLVSRFTGLSILTAIIPLTTYTLLILVRGIVAGFQAVPPDVIEAATGMGYTGRQRLLGVELPLAVPLMVAAIRLATVTTIGLATVAAILGDTYGGFGQFLTEGLQTFFPTKIYLGAGLSVLFAVVADLVLVRVERWATPWARARAGAR